GAGTAAAGTCGTTAAAATTCATAAGATTAAGTCCGATGAAGAAATAAAAAAAGAAATGTTTGGAGTAGGCTCATCAGCTATGATGATGCAGCTTCTGTTCATGATTCAACAGACTATGCTTTATAAAATGGCATTTAAGTATGGCGGAGATCCAAACGGAATTTTGATGGCAGCATCGCTTCGTGTATATGCCTTTTCGTTCATTCCGCTTTGGGGAATGAGTCAAGGATTGCAGCCTGTTGTCGGAACAAACTTCGGAGCAAAGCAATATGACAGAGTAAGGCAAGCAATGAAGGTATTTTCTATCGGAGGACTTGTTCTTGCAGCAGTCTTTTGGATTCCATCATTGCTGTTATCAAGTCAGATACTTTCCTTATTTGGAGTAGAAGCAAGTATCATAACTCAGGGAGTTGGGAATTTCAGACTGTTCTATTCCGTATTTATTTTATATGGAGTAATGGTCATGAGCATTACATTTTTCCAATCTATTGGGAACGGAAAGAAAGCGGGGATTATTGTTATGCTTAGACAGCTATTTCTGTTTGTCCCTGCAATGATTCTTTTGCCCATGGTATTTGGAGTAAAAGCTGTTTGGTTCACACAGCCCCTTGTTGATTTCATTATGATTGTTGTTGGAATCTTCATGATGCTTGGAGAACTAAATAAGATGAGCAAAGAAAAAGTACAAGTATAAGATTTTTTATTATGTGCGTGGATACCTGAAATAGTAGAAGGGCTTAATTTATGAGGAATAGTTAGTTGTAAAATGGAGGGACAGGATATGATAAAGGCTATATATTTCTTTGAAGTTATAACTCAAAACAAAATCCTTCCTTTTTATTATAAGATTTACAGTTGTCTGTCTTTCCATATTCTCGTCTAAACAATTAAATATAGTAAAAGAAAGAACAGGTTTCGTTCATTTTAGAGGACTTTTTATGCCTATGTGCAGAAGTCCTCCTTTTTTTGTCTAAAAACGCAGACAAAAAAAGAAATGGAGGAAACTTTATGGCAAAAGAGTATTACCTTTATGTCAGAGGGCAAAAGGTAAAAGTCAGTGAAGATATTTATAAAGTCTACTGGCGAGAAAAAGAACACGAAAAGTATTTAGAGCAGGTGGACAAGAAAAACCACTTGCTCTTTTTTTCATCATTGGATCATGACGGGAATTTTGTGGATAACCTTGCTGATGAAAGTGTGGATGTAGAAAAAATAATTGAAACTCAGATCTTAATTGAAACAGTCAGAAAGGCTATGTCAAGGCTGAATGATGAAGAAAGGGACATCATAGAGCGTTTGTATTTTAATGATGAAACATTATCGAGTGTAGCAAGAAGTAAGAAAGTAAGCTATCAAGCTATACAATGGCGAAAAAACAATATTCTTAAAAAGCTAAAGGTGCTTTTGAAAGAATTCATAAAGTAAACGCCTTGTAGATGGGGGCAGATTTTCCTTTATAAATTGAAGGGAGATCTGTCCTTATATTTTATTTAAGGAAGTGATGAAAACCATAAAGTTGAAGAGAATCTCTCTTAAAGCCGTTAGGCTATTGTTCCTTGAAAACTGAATAGACCAAGGTAGGACTTTATCTACTTGTGGAGGATTATGACTTACGCCATGACCTTTCTGCTGAAAAAAATTCGGTTTAATGAATACTGATTAAGTCAAGGAAAGAAGAAAGCGAGCGATAAATAAGAATACATAAAAACAGATTTGGCAAGCTGTTCAATGAAGCAAGTAGTGATAATGATACTTCAATAGTTTAAGCCGGCTCGTCTGGAATAAGAGGCGGAGGTGAGATTCCTATGTTGCTGCCAAGCACCTATCAATGTCGTAAAACTTAATTAAACAAATAATTATTAGATATAAAACTTTAAAAAGAGAGGAGGAAAAAGGTAATGAGGAAATTAAAGAACTAAATCCTATGCCATTTGTGGCTGAGGAAAAGGAAGGACTAATCAGGGTTCGTTTAAGACATGTTTTTAAATACCGTTAAGAGAGTGCGAGGGGCTTTTGATTGCTCTGCGTGACCAGTATAATTTGAGTATGACACTGACAAAGAACGGCTATCCGCACAGTATAGCCATGAAGTATTCACAAAGTTTATGGAAAGGCAAGATGAATATGGCATGTAGAACAGAGTTGATTGGCGGTATTGAGGTTAAGATCACTAAAAAGTCAAACCTTAAAAACCTCTATATTAGAGTAAAGCCACCGGAGGGAAACGTTACCATAACCGCCCCGCTGAACTACCCCGACGATGAAATAAGATTATTCGTACTAAAAAAGCTACCTGAAATAAATGCAGTCAGATTAAGAATGCGCTCACAGGCAAGACAAACCAAGCGAGAATTTATTTCCGGCGAGAGCCACTATTTATGGGGAAAGCCCTATCGCCTTGAAGTGGAAGTGGGCAGCAACAAATACAGTATTAAAAAAATGCCGAATAAAATATTATTTTTAGTGCCCGAAGGAGCAAGTGTCGAGGATAAAAAAAAGATTTTTAATGAATGGTATCGTAGCGAGTTAAAAAGAGTCCTGCAAGGTTTGATCCCCACTGTTGAAGAACGTATGAACCTTTGTGCCAACGAGTATCGCATCAAGGACATGAAAACAAGGTGGGGTACGTGCAACATATATAAAAAACGCATATGGATCAATCTGCAGCTTGCCAAAAAGCCAATTGAATGTCTCGAATACGTCTTGGTTCATGAAATGGTTCATTTGCTGGAAAAAAATCATACGCATAAGTTTCATGCTCTTGTGGGTGAATTTTATCCCCCCTGGAAAGATGCCAAAAAAATATTAGAAAGTATTCCTCCGGATTACTTAGAAAAAGGATAGCCTGATGGACATTATCTAAGCCACGATGCAGACAGCCCTGTTTGCAAAAAATCTCGCATATTTCTCTAGCCGGGATAAATATGGTTATATGTTACGAAAAGTAAGGAATAAATGTGGTAAGTTATAGTCGAATTATAAAATAAACGGCTTCGGCTAATATCAGGAGGAGAATATGGGAAAGAAAGTAGTAATAATTGGAGCTAACCACGCCGGAACGGCAGCAACCAACCAACTTTTGTCACTTAAAGACGGCAGTCAAGTAACCGTCTTGGATCGCAACAGCAATATCAGCTTCCTAGGCTGTGGTATGGCTTTGTGGATCGGCCATCAAATAAGCTGCGGTGACGGTTTGTTCTATTCCAATAAGGCAGCGTTGGAAGCAGCCGGAGCCACCGTAAAGATGGAAACGGAAGTTACATCTGTTGACTATGCCAACAAAAAAGTTTTTTACACGACCAAAGACGGTCAAAAAGGTGAAGAGAGTTACGACAAGCTGATCCTTTCCACCGGATCACTCCCGGTTATTCCTCCGATTCCTGGCTTGGATCTGCCTTATATTCAAAAAGCTAAACTGTATCAGGATGCCAAATTGGCGGTCGATCAAATTAAGAATGACCCGTCAATCAAAAAAGTTACCGTTGTCGGAGCCGGTTATATCGGTGCCGAGCTAGCTGAAGCTTATGAGAGACAAGGCAAAGAAGTAGTTTTGATTGAT
This is a stretch of genomic DNA from Mageeibacillus indolicus UPII9-5. It encodes these proteins:
- a CDS encoding M48 family metallopeptidase, producing MIALRDQYNLSMTLTKNGYPHSIAMKYSQSLWKGKMNMACRTELIGGIEVKITKKSNLKNLYIRVKPPEGNVTITAPLNYPDDEIRLFVLKKLPEINAVRLRMRSQARQTKREFISGESHYLWGKPYRLEVEVGSNKYSIKKMPNKILFLVPEGASVEDKKKIFNEWYRSELKRVLQGLIPTVEERMNLCANEYRIKDMKTRWGTCNIYKKRIWINLQLAKKPIECLEYVLVHEMVHLLEKNHTHKFHALVGEFYPPWKDAKKILESIPPDYLEKG
- a CDS encoding sigma factor-like helix-turn-helix DNA-binding protein → MAKEYYLYVRGQKVKVSEDIYKVYWREKEHEKYLEQVDKKNHLLFFSSLDHDGNFVDNLADESVDVEKIIETQILIETVRKAMSRLNDEERDIIERLYFNDETLSSVARSKKVSYQAIQWRKNNILKKLKVLLKEFIK